The following proteins are encoded in a genomic region of Clostridium kluyveri:
- a CDS encoding NifU family protein, with translation MKEKILKVIDEKVRPYLNSHNGDIEVVEVKDGVVKVKLLGQCSGCISAKYTVQDIVEGSIKNEIPEIKSVEVIDYIDEDTLNMARKILSKHHR, from the coding sequence ATGAAGGAAAAAATATTAAAAGTAATTGATGAAAAAGTAAGACCCTATTTGAACAGCCATAATGGAGACATTGAAGTTGTTGAAGTAAAAGATGGAGTAGTTAAAGTAAAGCTTTTAGGTCAATGCAGTGGCTGTATTTCAGCTAAGTATACAGTACAGGATATAGTGGAAGGTTCCATAAAAAATGAAATTCCTGAAATAAAATCAGTAGAGGTTATAGACTATATAGATGAAGATACTTTGAATATGGCAAGAAAAATATTAAGTAAGCATCATAGGTAA